Proteins encoded by one window of Ramlibacter tataouinensis:
- a CDS encoding autotransporter assembly complex protein TamA → MKPGLRARALRWWIGALGAGLLAAAAFAQQGPARPAFNLDVRAPGPVKELLERHLELQRYRQVADLDDAELARLLRLAERDARELLATLGYFAPRLDIRREPAAAGGVPLVVLAVEPGPPTTIAEVDIAFQGDIATSTDPDAVLQRGQIRERWSLPAGSRFTQEGWADAKSGAQRELVARRYPAGRIGFSRADIDAATQRARLGLRLDSGPLFRLGPMQVSGVERYDPVLAPRLARLPPGTVYDQDRIQRAQLRLAGSGYFDSAFIYVDPAGDPAAAPVQVNVREAPLKKLVLGLGLSTDTGPRASVEYTHNRLPGLGWRAVNKLQLDRKAPFVSSELSAIPGEDGWRWGVSARAERLDDDQLVTHSQTLRVGRTRSEDHIERNVYLQFDRSSVRAEVGAPPPVDTGDGTALSANYIWRGRYFDQEPYPSRGYAIGAELGAGVTLVGSRSPFQRTVLRWLQIHPLERGRLQWRAEGGAVLASAQARVPSTQLFRTGGDTSVRGYGFRDIGVQQPGGLVGPGRLLAVGSLEWQRPIRRGDVPTDFEGVLFVDAGAVADHVSDLKPAVGVGAGVRYRSPLGPLQVDLAYGVDARRLRLHINIASTF, encoded by the coding sequence ATGAAGCCCGGACTGCGCGCGCGCGCCCTGCGCTGGTGGATCGGCGCCCTCGGCGCCGGGCTGCTGGCCGCCGCCGCCTTCGCGCAGCAGGGGCCGGCGCGGCCGGCGTTCAACCTCGACGTGCGCGCGCCCGGACCGGTCAAGGAACTGCTGGAGCGCCACCTGGAGCTGCAGCGCTACCGGCAGGTGGCGGACCTCGACGATGCCGAGCTGGCCCGGCTGCTGCGGCTGGCCGAGCGCGATGCGCGCGAACTGCTGGCCACGCTGGGCTACTTCGCGCCCCGGCTGGACATCCGGCGCGAGCCGGCCGCGGCCGGCGGCGTGCCGCTGGTGGTGCTGGCGGTCGAGCCCGGGCCGCCGACCACCATCGCCGAGGTGGACATTGCCTTCCAGGGCGACATCGCCACCTCCACCGACCCCGATGCGGTCCTGCAGCGCGGGCAGATCCGCGAGCGCTGGAGCCTGCCCGCGGGCAGCCGCTTCACCCAGGAGGGCTGGGCCGATGCCAAGTCCGGCGCGCAGCGCGAGCTGGTGGCGCGCCGCTACCCGGCCGGCCGGATCGGCTTCAGCCGCGCCGACATCGACGCCGCCACCCAGCGCGCCCGGCTGGGCCTGCGGCTGGATTCGGGCCCGCTGTTCCGGCTCGGCCCCATGCAGGTGTCCGGCGTCGAGCGCTACGACCCGGTGCTGGCGCCGCGGCTGGCGCGGCTGCCGCCCGGCACGGTCTACGACCAGGACCGGATCCAGCGCGCCCAGTTGCGGCTGGCCGGCAGCGGCTACTTCGACTCGGCCTTCATCTACGTCGATCCGGCCGGCGACCCGGCCGCCGCGCCGGTGCAGGTCAACGTGCGCGAGGCGCCGCTGAAGAAACTGGTGCTGGGGCTGGGCCTGTCCACCGACACCGGCCCGCGCGCCTCGGTGGAATACACCCACAACCGCCTGCCGGGGCTGGGCTGGCGCGCCGTCAACAAGCTGCAGCTGGACCGCAAGGCGCCCTTCGTCAGCAGCGAGCTGTCCGCCATCCCGGGCGAGGACGGCTGGCGCTGGGGCGTGTCGGCGCGCGCCGAACGGCTCGACGACGACCAGCTGGTCACCCACAGCCAGACCCTGCGCGTCGGGCGCACCCGCAGCGAGGACCACATCGAGCGCAACGTCTACCTGCAGTTCGACCGCTCCAGCGTGCGCGCCGAAGTCGGCGCGCCACCGCCGGTGGACACCGGCGACGGCACCGCCCTGAGCGCCAACTACATCTGGCGCGGGCGCTACTTCGACCAGGAGCCGTATCCGAGCCGCGGCTACGCGATCGGGGCCGAGCTGGGCGCCGGCGTCACGCTGGTGGGCAGCCGCAGCCCGTTCCAGCGCACCGTGCTGCGCTGGCTGCAGATCCACCCGCTGGAGCGGGGTCGCCTGCAGTGGCGGGCCGAAGGCGGCGCAGTGCTGGCCAGCGCGCAGGCCCGGGTGCCTTCCACCCAGCTGTTCCGCACCGGCGGCGACACCTCGGTGCGCGGCTACGGCTTTCGCGACATCGGGGTGCAGCAGCCCGGCGGCCTGGTCGGGCCCGGGCGCCTGCTCGCGGTCGGCAGCCTGGAGTGGCAGCGGCCGATCCGCCGCGGCGACGTGCCGACCGACTTCGAGGGCGTGCTGTTCGTCGATGCCGGCGCCGTGGCCGACCACGTCAGCGACCTCAAGCCCGCGGTCGGCGTCGGCGCCGGCGTGCGCTACCGCAGCCCGCTCGGGCCGCTGCAGGTGGACCTGGCGTATGGCGTGGACGCCCGGCGCCTGCGCCTGCACATCAACATCGCCAGCACGTTCTGA